A portion of the Calothrix sp. 336/3 genome contains these proteins:
- a CDS encoding ATP-binding protein: MSRWFNIAGPCQDDIHYMLPPTTRLPDLEELIKQRSYFVVHAPRQTGKTTAMLALAKQLTETGRYTAVMVSAEVGSAFNHDPSAAELAILGTWRDTTTIRLPSNLQPTAWVYEEPGQRIRASLQAWAQASPRPLVIFIDEIDSLQDETLISVLRQLRDGYPNRPENFPLSVGLIGLRDVRDYKVASGGSERLNTASPFNIKVSSITLRNFNAEEVEELYQQHTQETGQFFTPEATETAFDLTQGQPWLVNALAKEVVEKLVKDRSIPITKEHILQAKEILIARQDTHLDSLAEKLREKRVKDIIEPILSGQTLGDTPADDRQYLIDLGLLRRDPAGGLVISNPIYREVIPRVLVQGTQDSLPHISPSWLTPSGELNKEALLEAFIRFWRQHGEPLLGSAVYHEIAPHIVLMAFLHRVVNGGGTLEREYAIGSDRMDLCLRYKSVTLGIELKVWREKKRDPQTEGIEQLESYLARLGLNEGWLLIFDRRKNALPIEERLSTEIVNTENQRAITVIRA, from the coding sequence ATGTCTCGCTGGTTCAATATTGCTGGTCCCTGCCAAGATGATATCCACTATATGCTACCTCCAACAACACGATTACCCGATTTAGAGGAGCTAATCAAACAGCGTAGCTATTTTGTCGTTCACGCACCGCGACAAACAGGGAAAACAACGGCAATGCTAGCGTTAGCCAAACAGTTAACGGAAACTGGGCGCTACACAGCAGTCATGGTATCAGCAGAAGTGGGAAGTGCCTTTAATCATGACCCCAGTGCGGCAGAATTAGCAATTTTGGGAACTTGGCGCGATACAACTACTATCCGCTTACCGAGCAATTTACAACCAACTGCTTGGGTTTATGAAGAACCAGGACAAAGAATTAGAGCTAGCTTACAGGCTTGGGCACAGGCTTCACCCCGTCCATTGGTAATATTTATCGATGAAATCGACTCGTTACAAGACGAAACCTTAATTTCAGTTTTACGCCAGTTACGAGATGGTTATCCCAATCGTCCAGAAAATTTTCCCTTGTCTGTGGGGTTAATTGGTTTACGAGATGTGCGCGATTATAAGGTGGCATCTGGTGGAAGCGAAAGGTTAAATACAGCCAGTCCTTTTAATATTAAAGTCAGTTCCATTACCCTGAGAAATTTTAATGCTGAGGAAGTCGAAGAATTATACCAGCAACATACTCAGGAAACGGGACAATTTTTCACTCCCGAAGCAACTGAAACAGCCTTTGATTTAACCCAAGGACAACCTTGGTTAGTGAATGCTTTGGCTAAGGAAGTTGTGGAAAAACTTGTTAAAGATAGAAGTATTCCAATTACAAAAGAGCATATTTTACAAGCCAAGGAAATCTTAATTGCCCGTCAAGATACCCATCTCGACTCCCTTGCAGAAAAACTCAGAGAAAAACGAGTTAAAGATATTATCGAACCCATATTATCTGGACAAACATTAGGTGATACTCCTGCTGACGATCGCCAATATTTAATCGATTTGGGATTATTGCGACGTGATCCTGCTGGTGGACTGGTGATTTCTAACCCGATTTACCGCGAAGTCATTCCCCGTGTTTTAGTTCAAGGAACCCAAGACAGCTTACCCCACATTAGTCCCAGTTGGTTAACCCCATCGGGAGAGTTAAATAAAGAGGCTTTGCTGGAAGCTTTTATTCGATTTTGGCGACAGCATGGGGAACCATTGTTAGGTAGTGCTGTTTATCATGAAATCGCACCCCACATAGTATTAATGGCTTTTTTACATCGTGTAGTTAACGGTGGTGGCACCTTGGAAAGGGAATATGCAATTGGTAGCGACAGAATGGATTTATGTTTGCGCTACAAAAGCGTGACATTGGGAATCGAGTTAAAAGTGTGGCGTGAGAAAAAACGCGATCCCCAAACCGAAGGAATTGAGCAGTTAGAGTCCTATTTAGCACGTTTGGGTTTGAATGAAGGTTGGTTATTGATATTTGACAGACGTAAAAATGCCTTACCAATTGAAGAACGTTTGTCAACGGAAATTGTGAATACGGAAAATCAACGCGCTATTACCGTTATTCGTGCGTGA
- the hypB gene encoding hydrogenase nickel incorporation protein HypB, producing MCVTCGCSDDGEVTVTNIDNHHHHSIHNHDHENSHSHTHVLEDGTVITHHHHSHIPETAQIHAQVHSTTLSLEQDILAKNNLIAAENRGWFKGRNILALNLMSSPGAGKTTLLTHTIQDLQSHIPINVIEGDQETLNDAEKIKATGCKVVQINTGTGCHLDASMIERGLKELHPPLDSVVMIENVGNLVCPALFDLGENAKVVILSVTEGEDKPIKYPHMFRASQVMVLTKIDLLPYVQFDVEKCIAYAKQVNPQILIFQVSAVTGAGLQNWYDWIGNQVARGQ from the coding sequence ATGTGTGTCACCTGTGGATGCTCAGATGATGGTGAAGTTACTGTAACAAATATAGATAATCATCATCACCACTCAATACATAACCATGACCATGAAAATTCCCACTCTCACACCCATGTATTAGAAGATGGTACGGTAATTACTCATCATCACCACTCTCACATCCCAGAAACTGCCCAAATACACGCTCAAGTACACAGTACAACCCTATCCTTAGAACAAGATATTCTCGCCAAAAATAACTTAATCGCAGCTGAAAATCGCGGCTGGTTTAAGGGAAGAAATATCCTTGCACTCAATTTGATGAGTTCTCCTGGTGCGGGCAAAACAACTTTATTAACTCATACGATTCAGGATTTGCAAAGTCATATTCCTATCAATGTAATTGAAGGCGACCAAGAAACCTTAAATGATGCAGAAAAAATCAAAGCCACCGGTTGTAAAGTTGTCCAAATTAATACAGGTACAGGCTGTCATTTAGATGCATCAATGATAGAGAGAGGTCTAAAAGAATTACATCCTCCCCTAGATTCCGTAGTCATGATTGAAAATGTAGGTAATCTCGTTTGCCCAGCCCTCTTTGACTTAGGAGAAAATGCCAAAGTAGTGATTCTTTCTGTCACCGAAGGAGAAGATAAACCAATTAAGTATCCTCATATGTTTCGTGCTAGTCAGGTAATGGTATTGACGAAAATTGATTTGCTTCCCTACGTACAATTTGATGTAGAAAAATGTATTGCCTATGCAAAACAAGTCAATCCCCAAATCCTAATTTTTCAGGTTTCTGCTGTCACAGGTGCAGGATTACAAAATTGGTATGACTGGATAGGAAATCAGGTTGCCAGGGGACAATAA
- a CDS encoding deoxyhypusine synthase family protein, giving the protein MNGTISQFIEENFLHFNAAALVDAAKAYKVHLEDNGKMMITLAGAMSTAELGISLAEMIRQDKVDIISCTGANLEEDIMNLVAHSHYKRVPHYRDLSPDDEWQLLENGFNRVTDTCIPEEEAFRRIQKHIFKQWKEANDSGERYFPHEFMYKMLLSGEMEQYYEINPKNSWMLAAAEKQLPIVCPGWEDSTMGNIFASYCIKKEIQPSTMKSGIEYMMWLADWYKQNSMGRGVGFFQIGGGIAGDFPICVVPMMYQDLEMTDTPFWSYFCQISDSTTSYGSYSGAVPNEKITWGKLDKTTPRFVVESDASIVAPLMFAYILGQ; this is encoded by the coding sequence ATGAACGGAACAATTTCTCAATTTATCGAAGAGAATTTTTTACATTTTAATGCCGCAGCACTAGTTGATGCTGCCAAAGCCTACAAGGTGCATCTTGAGGATAACGGTAAAATGATGATTACCCTGGCTGGAGCCATGAGTACAGCTGAATTGGGTATATCTTTAGCCGAAATGATTCGACAGGATAAGGTTGATATTATTTCTTGCACAGGGGCAAACCTGGAAGAAGATATCATGAATTTGGTAGCTCATAGCCATTACAAACGGGTTCCCCACTATCGAGACTTGAGTCCCGATGATGAGTGGCAACTCCTAGAGAATGGTTTTAATCGGGTGACTGATACTTGTATTCCAGAGGAAGAGGCTTTTCGCAGAATCCAAAAGCATATTTTCAAGCAGTGGAAAGAAGCTAATGATAGTGGGGAACGGTATTTTCCCCATGAATTTATGTATAAGATGCTGCTATCTGGCGAGATGGAGCAATATTATGAAATTAATCCGAAGAATAGCTGGATGTTAGCTGCTGCTGAGAAACAGTTGCCAATTGTTTGCCCCGGTTGGGAAGATTCAACCATGGGAAATATTTTTGCCTCATACTGTATCAAGAAAGAAATTCAACCCAGCACAATGAAGTCGGGGATTGAATATATGATGTGGCTTGCTGATTGGTATAAGCAGAATTCAATGGGTAGGGGAGTCGGATTTTTCCAAATTGGTGGAGGAATTGCCGGAGATTTCCCCATTTGTGTTGTCCCGATGATGTATCAAGATTTGGAAATGACTGATACTCCATTTTGGTCTTATTTTTGCCAAATTTCCGATTCTACTACGAGCTATGGTTCCTATTCTGGTGCAGTACCCAATGAGAAAATTACCTGGGGAAAATTAGATAAGACAACACCTCGTTTTGTTGTAGAATCTGACGCGAGTATCGTTGCTCCTTTGATGTTTGCTTATATTCTTGGGCAATAA
- a CDS encoding SRPBCC family protein, which translates to MKSQVFEQSIQINATATTVERCITDLNLMHRWLNPALRCEPVGDWNTDIGGKSRFLIQVPILQPTLSSTVVERQPGLVVWEFTGYFRGRDRWECQPQNSGTLLINRFEFTIPNSIIRWGFKTFAEKWTKEDMQSQLRRLKRVAEEVQLGF; encoded by the coding sequence ATGAAAAGCCAGGTTTTTGAACAATCAATTCAAATTAATGCTACAGCAACTACAGTTGAACGCTGTATCACAGACTTAAATTTAATGCATCGTTGGTTAAATCCAGCATTACGCTGTGAACCTGTGGGAGATTGGAATACAGATATTGGTGGAAAAAGTCGCTTTTTAATTCAAGTACCAATTCTGCAACCAACATTAAGTAGTACTGTTGTGGAAAGACAACCGGGGTTAGTGGTTTGGGAATTTACGGGTTATTTTCGTGGGCGCGATCGCTGGGAATGTCAACCACAAAATTCAGGTACTTTATTGATAAATCGTTTTGAATTTACCATTCCTAATTCTATCATCCGTTGGGGTTTTAAAACCTTTGCAGAGAAATGGACAAAGGAAGATATGCAGTCACAACTTCGTCGTCTCAAACGAGTTGCAGAGGAAGTACAGTTGGGTTTTTAA
- a CDS encoding lipopolysaccharide assembly protein LapB, with the protein MESAKQYLPSLAISLFLILTQGVPAIGSERIDEGDDTNLKFSWQSRSITKDFPKADTFINDVKIAAEISNQQNSSLDTLKILEKSINIAQKIPDDDKKNQTLSEIAVKLAKAGEKQRSLQIFDQLIKLVNPKNLSEREEAIQNISIKMAQAGFVDQALDLGKKSPSNLIKAQTFNEISLILLEAGQISQAKKILEEALQYARLITGNYYYEANGSCANYKNEVLSKIAINLSLQSQINQGLSIAQTISSCSSASGDYTQDYQAWAFLGILNHLQQVEPIKQTWYASQKISSPAEKAQVWSKIAIKMVDLGETSFALSIGKKLSREIPPVREISSYSDINTFIVREKSLVEIGIKLAQKQKFSAGMEIAQTMIENKESLPELLQDYLSYPTPTNIVLIEIAKRMTEAKKLPDALKIINNMRDKNTKMIAQIAVADELQKSGKKSQAAQIFQALSLPQVPIKLSKYEDYHIFHKIAVALVMAKQTEKAMQLVNLMGNETAKESTLTDMGMQLADLGEIPLALNLVKKLPGAGSQQSVNRKIVGKLIEQGKLEQALQITISQLESDSSLISQIAEKFASGGKKEQAIATVEKITDQESQAKAFAAIALMLR; encoded by the coding sequence ATGGAATCGGCAAAACAATATCTCCCGTCTCTTGCTATTTCTTTATTTTTGATATTGACGCAGGGTGTTCCTGCTATTGGTAGTGAAAGGATAGATGAGGGGGATGATACAAATTTAAAATTTTCTTGGCAGAGCAGAAGCATAACAAAAGATTTTCCCAAAGCAGATACATTCATCAATGATGTTAAGATTGCGGCAGAAATTAGTAATCAGCAAAATAGCAGCCTCGATACCTTAAAAATATTGGAAAAATCAATCAATATAGCGCAGAAAATTCCCGATGATGACAAAAAAAATCAGACTTTATCTGAGATAGCTGTCAAACTGGCAAAAGCTGGTGAAAAGCAACGTTCTTTACAAATATTTGACCAGTTAATTAAGTTAGTCAATCCCAAAAATTTATCGGAACGAGAAGAAGCAATACAAAATATTAGCATAAAGATGGCTCAAGCTGGTTTTGTTGATCAAGCTTTAGATTTAGGTAAGAAATCTCCCTCTAATTTAATTAAAGCACAAACTTTTAATGAGATATCCTTAATACTATTGGAAGCTGGGCAAATTTCCCAAGCGAAAAAAATATTAGAGGAGGCATTACAATATGCTCGATTAATTACGGGTAATTATTACTACGAAGCTAATGGAAGTTGTGCCAATTATAAGAATGAAGTATTATCTAAAATTGCCATTAATTTAAGTTTACAATCTCAGATTAATCAAGGATTATCAATTGCTCAAACTATTTCTAGTTGTAGCTCTGCCAGTGGTGATTATACACAGGATTATCAAGCTTGGGCGTTTCTCGGAATTTTAAATCATCTGCAACAAGTTGAACCGATAAAGCAAACTTGGTACGCATCTCAGAAAATCAGTTCTCCCGCAGAAAAAGCCCAGGTTTGGTCTAAGATAGCAATAAAAATGGTAGATTTAGGAGAAACTTCCTTTGCCTTATCTATAGGGAAAAAGCTATCTAGGGAAATTCCTCCAGTCAGAGAGATTAGCTCATATTCTGATATTAATACTTTTATAGTGAGAGAAAAAAGCTTGGTAGAAATTGGAATTAAGCTCGCACAAAAACAAAAGTTTAGTGCAGGGATGGAAATTGCTCAAACTATGATAGAAAATAAAGAATCGCTGCCAGAACTTTTGCAAGATTATTTATCTTATCCGACACCAACAAATATTGTTTTGATAGAAATAGCTAAACGGATGACAGAGGCGAAAAAATTGCCTGATGCCTTAAAAATTATCAATAATATGAGAGATAAAAATACTAAAATGATTGCACAAATTGCCGTTGCTGATGAACTGCAAAAAAGTGGGAAGAAATCTCAAGCTGCTCAAATATTTCAGGCATTATCTTTACCACAAGTACCGATAAAATTGAGTAAATACGAAGATTATCACATTTTCCATAAGATTGCAGTTGCTTTAGTGATGGCAAAACAAACTGAAAAAGCGATGCAATTGGTTAATCTCATGGGAAATGAGACTGCAAAGGAGTCTACTTTGACTGATATGGGAATGCAGCTTGCAGATTTAGGGGAAATCCCCCTCGCATTAAACTTAGTCAAAAAGCTTCCAGGTGCAGGTTCTCAACAATCAGTGAATCGTAAAATAGTTGGTAAATTGATTGAGCAAGGAAAACTTGAGCAGGCATTACAAATAACGATTTCTCAATTAGAATCTGATAGTTCACTGATCAGTCAAATAGCAGAAAAATTTGCCTCTGGAGGAAAAAAAGAGCAAGCGATCGCCACTGTGGAAAAGATTACAGATCAGGAGTCTCAAGCAAAAGCCTTCGCCGCGATCGCTCTGATGTTACGCTGA
- a CDS encoding CHASE2 domain-containing serine/threonine-protein kinase: MNTGLIPTIRTPSNPKTPPQDNTGKGWLRTLIVTSLSVSTLIIGIRQMQWLQSWELSVYDQMLRLMPPEVPDSRILLVTVTEADLAANNQSLSDEKINQLLIKLQSYQPRVIGLGIDRSLQKNFAQGLQKKDNIIATCTFSSMESPEIPPPRNIPIEQVGYTDLLPDNDGILRRSLLFATSDKDKQCTTQLSFAALLAMSYLQKENIEANFVSPHHLQMVKSPQKAVKNNLYALDANSGSYQNINAEGYQILINYRNPANFTQQVTLTQVLKGEIDPNSVKDRLVIIGSTIRSIHPGLYTPYTGDSQHSLRMQPVYIHTQIASQLISAVLDGRPLMGYWADWAEALWIWGWSLVGGVLAWWLKYPLRLGVADGISVTTVIFLCYLLFLRAVWIPVVPPILSLVLTGLSIMAYNAYRTQQQTQIVFLEVEKQRQAIDELNSLLKDTRIVDKHFHSESAIYNPEKATGDFILSGRYQITQVLGSGGFGCTYLAQDTQRPGNPTCVVKQLMPARRDARFLEVARRLFDAEAEILETLGKHSHIPELLAYFEENNEFYLVQEYIQGHSLGDELPPFQQILDEKATVEILKGVLEILVFVHEHRVIHRDIKPSNIMRQNSDRRLVLIDFGAVKTMQPVTEKTELATIAIGTRGYAPPEQFAGHPRLYSDIYALGMIGVQAVTGIPPHELSPNPQTGNVEWQKWTKINADLAGILDKMVRYHFSDRYQSAHEVLQDLKKIGY, from the coding sequence GTGAATACTGGACTAATACCAACAATTCGTACGCCATCAAACCCCAAAACTCCCCCCCAGGATAATACTGGGAAGGGATGGCTTCGCACTCTCATTGTGACTAGCCTCAGTGTTTCTACACTAATTATTGGCATACGTCAGATGCAATGGTTACAAAGCTGGGAACTAAGTGTCTATGACCAAATGTTGCGTTTGATGCCTCCAGAGGTTCCAGATTCACGGATTCTGTTGGTGACAGTCACAGAAGCAGATTTAGCAGCCAATAACCAATCCTTGTCAGATGAGAAAATTAATCAACTACTCATCAAACTGCAATCCTATCAACCCCGTGTTATTGGTTTAGGAATTGATCGTTCTCTACAAAAAAATTTCGCCCAGGGATTACAAAAAAAAGACAATATTATTGCCACTTGTACCTTTAGTAGTATGGAGAGTCCGGAAATTCCTCCACCAAGAAATATTCCTATAGAACAAGTTGGTTATACTGATTTACTGCCCGATAATGACGGGATTCTCCGCCGCAGTTTGCTATTTGCCACATCTGACAAAGATAAGCAATGTACGACTCAATTATCTTTTGCGGCTTTACTAGCAATGAGTTACTTACAAAAGGAGAATATTGAGGCTAATTTTGTCAGTCCCCACCATCTACAAATGGTAAAGTCCCCTCAAAAAGCTGTCAAAAATAATCTCTATGCGTTAGATGCGAATTCCGGTAGTTATCAAAATATTAATGCTGAGGGTTATCAGATTCTGATTAATTACCGGAACCCGGCAAATTTTACCCAACAAGTAACTCTGACTCAGGTATTAAAAGGTGAAATTGACCCCAATTCTGTTAAGGATCGCCTAGTAATTATTGGTAGCACCATTCGCAGTATTCACCCTGGTTTATATACACCCTACACAGGAGATTCCCAGCATTCCTTGAGAATGCAGCCTGTATATATTCATACTCAAATTGCTAGCCAATTGATTAGTGCTGTACTGGATGGCAGACCCTTGATGGGCTATTGGGCAGATTGGGCAGAAGCTTTGTGGATTTGGGGTTGGTCGCTGGTGGGTGGGGTTTTAGCTTGGTGGTTAAAGTACCCTCTGCGTTTGGGTGTGGCTGATGGCATATCCGTAACAACGGTGATTTTCCTCTGTTATCTTTTATTCTTACGGGCTGTGTGGATTCCCGTAGTGCCTCCCATTCTCAGTTTAGTCCTGACTGGTTTGAGTATCATGGCTTATAATGCTTACCGTACCCAACAGCAAACTCAGATTGTTTTTCTGGAAGTAGAAAAGCAAAGACAGGCAATCGATGAGTTAAATTCCCTATTAAAAGATACGCGCATTGTCGATAAGCATTTTCACTCGGAATCGGCAATTTATAACCCGGAAAAAGCAACTGGTGATTTCATTCTCAGTGGACGTTATCAAATTACTCAAGTCTTAGGTTCTGGTGGTTTTGGTTGTACTTATTTAGCACAGGATACTCAACGTCCTGGTAATCCTACCTGTGTAGTGAAACAATTAATGCCAGCACGTAGAGATGCGAGATTTTTAGAAGTTGCTAGACGTTTATTTGATGCAGAAGCAGAAATTTTGGAAACTCTAGGTAAGCATTCCCATATTCCCGAATTGCTCGCATATTTTGAAGAGAATAATGAGTTTTATTTGGTTCAGGAATATATCCAAGGACATTCCTTAGGTGATGAATTACCTCCCTTTCAACAAATATTAGATGAAAAAGCGACGGTGGAAATTCTCAAGGGAGTATTGGAAATCCTGGTATTTGTCCATGAGCATCGAGTCATTCATCGGGATATCAAGCCCAGTAATATTATGCGTCAGAACAGCGATCGCCGTTTGGTACTGATTGATTTTGGTGCAGTCAAAACCATGCAACCAGTTACGGAAAAGACAGAATTAGCAACGATAGCAATTGGTACCAGAGGATATGCACCACCAGAACAATTTGCAGGACATCCTCGGTTGTATAGTGATATTTATGCTTTGGGAATGATTGGGGTTCAAGCAGTCACCGGTATACCTCCCCATGAGTTGTCACCAAATCCCCAAACTGGGAATGTGGAATGGCAAAAATGGACAAAAATCAATGCTGATTTAGCTGGTATCCTCGATAAGATGGTACGCTATCATTTTAGCGATCGCTACCAATCAGCTCACGAGGTTTTACAAGATTTGAAAAAAATTGGTTACTGA
- a CDS encoding glyoxalase/bleomycin resistance protein/dioxygenase — translation MSQGQQTTPTTIEGIYEVCIGVPEIIPALQYWQQFGYYIGKEGKLDNEAAQQLYGVNSALHSVRLYHQNADHGLLRLMKWERPLNLGLGMGSMKSLGNRWATTLTGNIINILNHGEVAKAMGTVIKYTQTYWEVIYNKDKKSRPFVEPVVGVREMMMLQPLARQVFFQRFGYEMPHYGSIDRNSPMETSQFTHMGLVIQDDSKQSLKFYEDGLGLLRSRDDVETSYESSLAGRDFFQLQPGEKFFVTAFDEPRSSVTDWSLARSGRLYIIRFPSTVKLESWYEFAQPGSLGMSLYTYRVKGMNYWCDRVKAHPIQKFTSIADNEFGERSFSFVAPDGYFWNLLES, via the coding sequence ATGTCGCAGGGACAACAAACTACACCAACTACAATTGAAGGTATCTACGAAGTGTGTATTGGTGTCCCAGAGATCATACCCGCTTTGCAATATTGGCAGCAATTTGGTTATTACATTGGGAAGGAAGGTAAATTAGATAACGAAGCTGCCCAGCAATTATACGGTGTTAATTCCGCTCTACATTCCGTCCGTCTTTACCATCAGAATGCCGATCATGGTTTACTGCGATTGATGAAGTGGGAACGTCCGCTTAACTTGGGTTTGGGTATGGGTTCTATGAAATCTCTGGGGAATCGTTGGGCAACTACCTTAACAGGAAATATTATTAATATTCTTAACCATGGAGAAGTCGCCAAAGCCATGGGAACTGTAATTAAATATACTCAAACCTACTGGGAAGTAATTTACAACAAAGACAAAAAAAGTCGTCCTTTTGTAGAACCTGTGGTGGGGGTGCGAGAGATGATGATGTTACAACCCCTAGCAAGACAGGTTTTCTTTCAGCGATTTGGTTATGAAATGCCCCACTATGGCAGTATTGATCGTAATTCTCCCATGGAAACCAGTCAGTTTACCCACATGGGGTTAGTGATTCAAGACGATAGCAAACAAAGTCTGAAGTTTTATGAGGATGGTTTAGGTTTGCTGCGATCGCGCGATGATGTGGAGACAAGTTACGAATCTTCCCTTGCTGGGAGGGATTTTTTTCAGCTGCAACCAGGGGAAAAGTTTTTTGTCACCGCATTTGATGAACCTCGTTCCTCAGTCACGGATTGGAGTTTAGCAAGAAGTGGCAGACTATATATTATTCGCTTCCCCAGTACAGTCAAACTAGAATCCTGGTATGAATTTGCTCAACCCGGTTCTCTGGGTATGAGTTTATACACATATCGGGTGAAGGGGATGAATTACTGGTGCGATCGCGTCAAAGCACATCCTATCCAAAAGTTCACCAGCATTGCAGACAATGAATTTGGAGAACGAAGTTTTTCCTTTGTTGCACCGGATGGTTATTTTTGGAATCTCCTCGAAAGTTAG
- a CDS encoding FAD-dependent oxidoreductase, with amino-acid sequence MLYPNPQKKVIIIGGGIAGLTCARACLDAGLEVELYEKRQLSEMLSGAGGIFIQRNGMRVYQVIWGGKIYQQIYEQGGKILSGGFFNRQGIPLYINNPQFIGDEDLGVCLLRPDLQKILYDSLPVGIVKNGVAFTGFQEIETGVRVNFHDGSTTTGDILVGADGLYSQVRACLQGEERLSSAIYSGMVCWRGYFPNHKISWDDRYSWMELWGRGNRFGFFDVGRGNFSFYAFSNRPQSQSQQDNSGKLLGELQSIFADYGEPIPSIIKALEGATIYQDNICDRQPLGKEWGRGRVTLIGDAAHPVQPNLGQGGCMGIEDAFELAKILKIQVNQDDMTSLLRQFEQSRAPRVTRVFTTSRQVGKLGQTASTIGCFLRDGIYKLTPTWLGDLQFKWLFDYHANWENHH; translated from the coding sequence ATGCTATACCCTAACCCTCAGAAAAAAGTAATTATCATTGGTGGAGGAATTGCGGGTTTAACTTGTGCCCGTGCTTGCTTAGATGCAGGGTTAGAAGTTGAATTATATGAGAAACGACAGCTTTCAGAAATGCTATCTGGAGCGGGAGGAATATTTATTCAACGCAATGGAATGCGAGTTTATCAAGTTATCTGGGGAGGGAAAATTTACCAACAAATCTATGAGCAAGGGGGAAAAATTCTCAGTGGTGGTTTCTTCAATCGACAAGGAATACCTCTGTATATTAATAATCCTCAATTTATTGGTGATGAAGATTTGGGTGTTTGTCTCCTCAGACCCGATTTACAAAAAATTCTCTATGACTCATTACCTGTAGGAATTGTCAAAAATGGTGTGGCTTTTACTGGTTTTCAAGAAATAGAAACAGGGGTGAGAGTTAATTTTCATGATGGTAGCACAACAACGGGTGATATTTTAGTTGGTGCTGATGGTTTGTATTCCCAAGTTCGTGCTTGTTTACAAGGGGAAGAGCGTTTATCTTCGGCAATTTATAGCGGGATGGTGTGTTGGAGAGGATATTTTCCCAATCACAAAATATCTTGGGATGATAGGTATAGTTGGATGGAATTATGGGGAAGGGGAAATCGCTTTGGTTTTTTTGACGTGGGAAGGGGTAACTTTTCTTTTTATGCTTTTAGTAATCGTCCCCAATCCCAGTCACAGCAGGATAATTCGGGTAAGTTATTAGGAGAATTACAGTCTATCTTTGCTGATTATGGAGAACCGATTCCGAGTATTATTAAAGCCTTAGAAGGTGCGACTATTTATCAAGATAATATCTGCGATCGCCAACCCTTGGGTAAGGAATGGGGAAGGGGAAGAGTCACCTTAATTGGGGATGCTGCACACCCTGTACAACCAAATCTTGGACAAGGGGGATGTATGGGAATTGAGGATGCATTTGAATTAGCAAAAATCTTGAAAATTCAGGTGAATCAAGATGATATGACATCTCTATTACGGCAATTTGAACAGAGTCGCGCTCCTAGGGTAACTCGTGTTTTTACTACCTCTCGACAGGTGGGAAAATTAGGACAAACTGCATCGACAATTGGCTGTTTTCTCCGAGATGGGATTTACAAATTGACTCCTACCTGGTTGGGTGATTTACAGTTTAAATGGTTGTTTGATTATCACGCAAATTGGGAAAATCATCACTAA